From the genome of Kiloniellales bacterium, one region includes:
- a CDS encoding AraC family transcriptional regulator yields the protein MSSPETGVRAPTMTGIGTCIAAAGGDAEQVFRRAGLDLEEIKDPSRWVPQEQYRRVLELASEATGDDCFGLHVGAAFDLRNYGVLGYATLNCATLGEAATSLVRYFGVMRKGARFTLKVEGETASVRFHAVKGSPEIPCHEAELALARLCKGIRNLVGPDWAPRRVHFAHHRQTGLAEHESFFGVAPRFGMEANCLVLDRADLQRRNTAADQRLYQILKHRLEALLPDRGEDDLILKVREEVTVALAEGAALKAVAGRLGLGARTLQRRLRDRGLAYNDIVEQVRREESFRHLRQDELQISEIADRLGYSEVSAFDRAFRRWHGTSPLAFRQQARCG from the coding sequence GTGTCAAGTCCGGAAACCGGGGTCCGGGCCCCGACGATGACGGGGATCGGGACTTGCATCGCCGCGGCGGGCGGCGACGCCGAGCAGGTCTTCCGCCGTGCCGGGCTGGACCTGGAGGAGATCAAGGACCCTAGCCGCTGGGTCCCTCAGGAGCAGTATCGCCGGGTGCTCGAGCTGGCCAGCGAGGCAACCGGCGACGATTGCTTCGGGCTTCACGTCGGCGCGGCCTTCGACCTGCGGAACTATGGGGTCCTCGGCTATGCCACGCTGAACTGCGCGACGCTCGGAGAGGCAGCGACCAGCCTGGTGCGCTACTTCGGGGTCATGCGCAAGGGTGCCCGCTTCACCTTGAAGGTCGAGGGAGAGACGGCCAGCGTGCGTTTTCATGCGGTCAAGGGATCGCCGGAGATACCGTGTCACGAAGCGGAACTGGCCCTGGCCCGGCTGTGCAAGGGGATCCGCAATCTCGTCGGTCCGGACTGGGCGCCGCGCCGGGTGCACTTCGCCCACCATCGCCAGACCGGGCTCGCCGAGCACGAGAGCTTTTTCGGCGTCGCCCCGCGTTTTGGCATGGAAGCCAACTGCTTGGTCCTCGACCGCGCCGACCTGCAGCGCCGCAACACCGCGGCCGACCAGCGGCTTTATCAGATCCTGAAGCACCGTCTGGAAGCGCTGCTGCCCGATCGGGGCGAAGACGACCTCATCCTGAAGGTGCGCGAGGAAGTCACCGTGGCCCTGGCCGAAGGCGCCGCCCTCAAGGCGGTCGCCGGGCGGCTCGGCCTCGGCGCGCGCACTCTGCAACGACGCCTTCGCGACCGCGGGCTGGCCTACAACGACATCGTCGAGCAGGTGCGACGGGAAGAGTCCTTCCGGCACCTGCGCCAAGACGAACTGCAGATCTCCGAGATCGCCGACCGTCTGGGCTACTCGGAGGTCAGCGCCTTCGATCGTGCCTTCCGGCGCTGGCACGGCACCTCGCCGCTGGCGTTCCGGCAGCAGGCCCGCTGCGGCTGA
- the fabA gene encoding 3-hydroxyacyl-[acyl-carrier-protein] dehydratase FabA yields MDERKNSYTYEDLIACAHGKLFGPGNARLPLPPMLMLDRIVRITDKGGEHGKGEIIAELDLKPDMWFFGCHFENDPIMPGCLGLDALWQLVGFFLGWLGAPGRGRARGVGEVKFFGEVLPGAKKLTYHLNLKRVILRKLVLGIADGIMKIDGKPVYEAKDLKVILVAEPETA; encoded by the coding sequence GTGGACGAACGCAAGAACAGCTATACCTACGAAGATCTCATCGCCTGCGCTCATGGCAAGCTCTTCGGGCCGGGCAATGCCCGCCTGCCCCTGCCGCCGATGCTGATGCTGGACCGCATCGTCAGGATCACCGACAAGGGCGGGGAGCACGGCAAGGGCGAGATCATCGCCGAGCTCGACCTGAAGCCGGACATGTGGTTCTTCGGCTGCCATTTCGAAAACGACCCGATCATGCCGGGCTGTCTCGGTCTGGATGCCCTTTGGCAACTGGTCGGGTTCTTCCTGGGCTGGCTGGGCGCGCCGGGCCGCGGCCGAGCCAGAGGCGTGGGCGAGGTCAAGTTTTTCGGAGAGGTCCTGCCGGGCGCGAAGAAGCTGACCTATCATCTCAATCTCAAGCGTGTCATCCTTCGCAAGCTGGTCCTCGGCATTGCCGACGGAATCATGAAGATCGACGGCAAGCCGGTCTACGAGGCCAAGGACTTGAAGGTCATCCTCGTCGCCGAACCCGAAACCGCCTGA
- a CDS encoding AraC family transcriptional regulator, translating into MSLNPKAFIQVAAIIGLPEALRRAGCNPDQICKAVGLRPAELRDPDASIPLHAYLNLLEVAADRSGDDCFGLRFGASYDPSDYGALGFVALNSPTVGAGLLNVGRYLGVMRDHCRVMLEVEDSMARLRYRLAVGSVGLRRQDAEMALGRICGGIRLVLGSDWAPSAVLFEHPAPADHLPHREIFGAEVRFGQAMNAMIFDQEVLEAEIPTADSRLLRILEGFLEEELSRRRADPDLVQRVRRQVLDAIGTGVPGIAEVASAAGMSIRTLQRRLGEQGLTYNKLVDDLRHELALQYLEAREVSISEIAFLLGYSEASAFDRAFRRRSGLSPLEFRRRLGSAVQPA; encoded by the coding sequence ATGTCCTTGAACCCGAAGGCGTTCATTCAGGTTGCGGCCATCATTGGGCTGCCGGAGGCCCTGCGCCGCGCCGGCTGCAATCCGGACCAAATCTGCAAGGCGGTCGGCTTGCGGCCGGCCGAGCTTCGGGATCCGGACGCCTCGATTCCTTTGCACGCCTACCTCAACCTGCTCGAGGTCGCGGCCGACCGCAGCGGCGATGATTGCTTCGGCCTGCGCTTTGGCGCCAGCTACGACCCCAGCGACTACGGCGCCCTGGGCTTCGTCGCCCTCAACTCGCCCACCGTCGGGGCCGGTCTGCTGAACGTGGGGCGCTACCTCGGTGTCATGCGCGATCACTGCCGGGTCATGCTTGAAGTCGAGGACAGCATGGCGCGCCTGCGCTACCGGCTTGCGGTCGGCTCGGTCGGTCTGCGCCGGCAGGACGCCGAGATGGCGCTGGGGCGGATCTGCGGTGGAATACGCCTGGTCCTGGGCAGCGACTGGGCACCCAGCGCGGTGCTGTTCGAGCATCCGGCGCCGGCCGACCATCTGCCGCATCGCGAGATCTTCGGCGCCGAGGTTCGCTTCGGGCAGGCCATGAACGCCATGATCTTCGACCAGGAGGTGCTCGAAGCCGAGATTCCGACCGCCGACAGCCGGCTGCTGCGGATCCTGGAGGGCTTCCTGGAAGAGGAGCTGTCGCGGCGCCGTGCCGATCCGGACCTGGTCCAGCGGGTCCGCCGCCAGGTGCTGGATGCCATCGGCACCGGCGTGCCGGGCATCGCCGAGGTTGCCTCGGCGGCCGGGATGAGCATCCGGACCCTGCAGCGCCGCCTCGGCGAACAAGGGCTGACCTACAACAAGCTGGTCGACGACCTGCGCCACGAACTGGCGCTGCAATACCTCGAAGCGCGCGAGGTCAGCATATCGGAGATCGCCTTCCTGCTCGGCTATTCCGAGGCCAGCGCCTTCGACCGCGCGTTTCGCCGGCGCAGCGGCCTCTCGCCGCTGGAGTTCCGCCGCCGGCTCGGCAGTGCCGTGCAGCCGGCCTGA
- a CDS encoding SDR family oxidoreductase translates to MGVANDHSIAWGIATAAHAQGAKLAFTYQGDAFGRRVKPLAESLSSKLVLPCDVEREADLDEVFSAVERDWGALDFLVHAVAFSDKTELKGRYLDTTRANFARTMAISCYSFTAAARRAAACMPEGGSLITLSYLGAERVMPSYNVMGVAKAALEASVRYLAADLGGSGVRVNAISAGPMRTLAGSAVSDARFVYNWSRDHAPLNRNVKLEEVGGAALYLLSDLSKGVTGEVHHVDSGYHVMGMPALARLTRDEG, encoded by the coding sequence ATGGGCGTCGCCAACGACCACTCCATCGCCTGGGGCATCGCCACGGCCGCCCACGCGCAGGGCGCGAAGCTGGCCTTCACCTACCAGGGCGATGCCTTCGGCCGGCGGGTCAAGCCGCTGGCGGAGTCGCTTAGCTCGAAGCTGGTCCTGCCCTGCGACGTCGAGCGCGAAGCGGACCTGGACGAGGTCTTCTCGGCGGTCGAGCGCGACTGGGGCGCCCTGGACTTCCTGGTCCACGCCGTGGCCTTCTCGGACAAGACCGAGCTCAAGGGCCGCTACCTCGACACCACGCGGGCCAACTTCGCCCGGACCATGGCGATCTCCTGCTATTCCTTCACGGCGGCAGCGCGCCGGGCCGCGGCCTGCATGCCCGAGGGCGGCAGCCTGATCACGCTCAGCTACCTGGGCGCCGAGCGGGTCATGCCCAGCTACAACGTCATGGGCGTGGCCAAGGCCGCCCTGGAGGCGAGCGTGCGCTACCTCGCCGCCGACCTCGGAGGGAGCGGGGTCCGGGTCAACGCGATCTCGGCCGGGCCGATGCGGACCCTGGCCGGGTCGGCGGTTTCCGACGCCCGCTTCGTCTACAACTGGAGCCGCGACCACGCGCCCCTGAACCGCAACGTCAAGCTGGAGGAAGTCGGCGGCGCTGCCCTCTACCTCCTGAGCGACCTTTCCAAGGGCGTCACCGGCGAGGTCCACCACGTCGACAGCGGCTACCACGTCATGGGCATGCCGGCCCTGGCCCGCCTGACCCGGGACGAAGGTTAG
- a CDS encoding D-glycerate dehydrogenase, with translation MAQNKPVVVVTRRLPDVIETRMMELFDARLNLEDHAMSQAELIEAVKTAEVLVPTVTDRIDAGVLSQAGEKLRLIASFGTGVDHIDLKTARQRGITVTNTPGVLTEDTADMTMALILAVPRRLAEGERLIRSGDWTGWSPTGMLGHRIWGKRLGIVGMGRIGTAVARRARGFGLSIHYHNRRRVHEELEAELEATYWESLDQMLARMDIISVNCPHTPATYHLLSARRLKLLPPQAYIVNTSRGEVIDENALARMVEKGEIAGAGLDVFEHEPAVNPKLLQADNVVLLPHMGSATIEGRIAMGEKVIINIKTFVDGHTPPDRVVEAMF, from the coding sequence ATGGCGCAGAACAAGCCGGTCGTCGTGGTGACGCGTCGCCTGCCGGACGTGATCGAGACGCGGATGATGGAGCTCTTCGACGCGCGTCTCAATCTCGAAGACCACGCGATGTCCCAGGCCGAGCTGATCGAGGCGGTCAAGACCGCCGAGGTCCTGGTCCCGACGGTCACCGATCGCATCGACGCCGGGGTCCTGTCCCAGGCCGGCGAGAAGCTGCGCCTGATCGCGTCCTTCGGCACCGGGGTCGACCACATCGACCTCAAGACCGCCCGCCAGCGCGGCATCACGGTCACCAACACGCCCGGCGTCCTGACCGAGGACACGGCCGACATGACCATGGCCCTGATCCTGGCCGTGCCGCGGCGCCTGGCCGAGGGCGAGCGCCTGATCCGCAGCGGCGACTGGACCGGCTGGAGCCCGACCGGGATGCTCGGCCACCGGATCTGGGGCAAGCGCCTGGGCATCGTCGGCATGGGCCGGATCGGCACCGCGGTGGCGCGCCGGGCCCGGGGCTTCGGCCTTTCGATCCACTACCACAACCGGCGCCGGGTCCACGAGGAGCTGGAAGCCGAGCTCGAGGCCACCTACTGGGAGAGCCTCGACCAGATGCTGGCCCGCATGGACATCATCTCGGTGAACTGTCCGCACACCCCGGCGACCTATCACCTGCTTTCGGCGCGCCGCCTCAAGCTGCTGCCGCCCCAGGCCTACATCGTCAACACCAGCCGCGGCGAGGTGATCGACGAGAACGCCCTGGCGCGTATGGTCGAGAAAGGCGAGATCGCAGGTGCGGGGCTCGACGTCTTCGAGCACGAGCCCGCGGTCAACCCCAAGCTGCTGCAGGCCGACAACGTGGTCCTGCTGCCGCACATGGGCTCGGCCACCATCGAGGGCCGGATCGCCATGGGCGAGAAGGTCATCATCAACATCAAGACCTTTGTCGACGGCCACACCCCGCCCGACCGCGTGGTCGAGGCGATGTTCTGA
- a CDS encoding Fur family transcriptional regulator: MKRTRPYSGLIDRLKQAGMRPTRQRLALARLLFDSGDRHLSAEQLHGEALGADVRVSLATVYNTLHQFTRAGLLREVVVEAGRSYFDTNTSDHHHFFFEATGELRDIPGDSIRLPGLPTPPEGARVKRVDVVIRLEDDAK, from the coding sequence ATGAAGCGAACCCGACCCTACAGCGGTCTGATCGACCGCCTGAAGCAGGCTGGCATGCGGCCGACCCGGCAGCGGCTGGCCCTGGCTCGGTTGCTGTTCGACAGCGGCGACCGGCACCTCTCCGCCGAGCAGCTCCACGGCGAAGCGCTCGGCGCCGACGTGCGCGTCTCGCTGGCCACGGTCTACAACACCCTGCATCAGTTCACCCGTGCCGGACTGCTGCGTGAGGTCGTGGTCGAAGCCGGGCGCTCCTATTTCGATACCAACACCAGCGACCACCACCATTTCTTCTTCGAAGCGACCGGTGAGCTCCGGGATATCCCCGGTGACTCGATCCGGCTTCCGGGCCTCCCCACCCCGCCCGAAGGGGCACGGGTGAAGCGCGTCGACGTCGTGATTCGGCTCGAAGACGACGCCAAGTAA
- the fabB gene encoding beta-ketoacyl-ACP synthase I: MRRVVITGLGIVSSIGNNKEEVVQSLRDGRSGIEFSQEYADLGFRSQVHGTVKLDLDAAVDRKARRFMGDGAAYNFVAMKEAIADAGLTEADVSNERTGLIMGSGGPSTQNQVKAADLLREKGSSRRVGPYMVPRTMSSTNSATLSTWFKIKGPSYSISSACSTSAHCIGNGAELIQWDKQDIVFAGGGEELHWTLSVLFDAMPAMSSGFNDRPEAASRPFDTARDGFVIAGGGGVVVLEELEHARARGAKIYGELVGYGATSDGFDMVQPSGDGAIRCMRQALSGIGNTPVEYVNTHGTSTPIGDVVELRALKEVFGERLPKINSTKSLTGHALGAAGVNEAIYALLMMDRGFISASANIDDLDPEAEGMPVVRELEDNVQLSCVISNSFGFGGTNCTLAFKRFES; this comes from the coding sequence ATGCGCCGCGTCGTGATCACCGGGCTGGGCATCGTCTCCAGCATCGGCAACAACAAGGAAGAGGTGGTCCAGTCGCTGCGCGACGGCCGCTCCGGCATCGAGTTCAGCCAGGAATACGCCGACCTGGGCTTCCGCAGCCAGGTCCACGGCACGGTCAAGCTCGACCTCGACGCCGCGGTCGACCGCAAGGCGCGCCGCTTCATGGGCGACGGCGCCGCCTACAACTTCGTGGCCATGAAAGAGGCGATCGCGGACGCCGGCCTGACCGAGGCCGATGTCTCCAACGAGCGGACCGGGCTGATCATGGGCTCCGGGGGCCCTTCGACCCAGAATCAGGTCAAGGCCGCCGACCTGCTGCGCGAGAAGGGCTCCTCCAGGCGGGTCGGGCCCTACATGGTGCCACGCACCATGTCGAGCACCAACTCGGCGACCCTGTCGACCTGGTTCAAGATCAAGGGCCCGAGCTACTCGATCTCCTCGGCCTGCTCGACCTCGGCGCACTGCATCGGCAACGGCGCCGAGCTGATTCAGTGGGACAAGCAGGATATCGTCTTCGCCGGCGGCGGCGAGGAGCTGCACTGGACCCTCTCGGTGCTCTTCGACGCGATGCCGGCCATGTCCTCGGGCTTCAACGACCGGCCTGAGGCGGCCTCCCGCCCCTTCGACACCGCGCGCGACGGCTTCGTCATCGCCGGTGGCGGCGGGGTCGTCGTGCTCGAGGAACTGGAGCATGCCCGCGCCCGCGGCGCCAAGATCTACGGCGAGCTGGTCGGCTACGGGGCGACCTCCGACGGCTTCGACATGGTGCAACCCTCGGGCGATGGCGCGATCCGCTGCATGCGCCAGGCCCTGAGCGGCATCGGCAACACGCCAGTCGAGTACGTCAACACCCATGGCACCTCGACGCCGATCGGCGACGTGGTCGAACTGCGCGCGCTGAAGGAGGTCTTCGGCGAGCGGCTGCCCAAGATCAACTCGACGAAATCGCTGACCGGCCATGCCCTGGGTGCCGCCGGCGTCAACGAAGCGATCTACGCCCTCCTGATGATGGATCGAGGCTTCATTTCGGCCTCCGCCAACATCGACGACCTTGACCCGGAGGCCGAGGGTATGCCAGTGGTGCGGGAGCTGGAAGACAACGTCCAGTTGAGCTGCGTGATCTCCAATTCCTTCGGCTTCGGCGGAACCAACTGCACCCTGGCCTTCAAACGGTTCGAATCATGA
- a CDS encoding response regulator, producing MPTLLMMDGDQVLLRAVERTARSLGFAVFAARTKSEFQDLYRSHLPDVILIGIVMPEVDGFEITAWLCEEGATAHLLLVSAHTPLYAKWLTHLVETNGRMSVEILHKPLEQADLVSALESQLRSPLPRTIQQGGNNGDTDSTPPGNA from the coding sequence ATGCCGACTCTGCTCATGATGGATGGCGACCAGGTTCTCCTGCGCGCTGTCGAGCGCACCGCTCGTTCGCTCGGCTTCGCGGTCTTCGCCGCCAGAACCAAATCCGAGTTTCAGGACCTCTATCGGAGCCATCTGCCGGACGTGATCCTGATCGGGATCGTCATGCCCGAGGTCGACGGCTTCGAGATCACCGCCTGGCTTTGCGAGGAAGGCGCGACGGCCCACCTGCTGCTGGTCTCGGCGCACACCCCCCTCTACGCCAAGTGGCTGACCCACCTCGTCGAGACCAACGGCCGCATGTCGGTCGAGATCCTTCACAAGCCCTTGGAGCAGGCCGATCTCGTCTCGGCGCTGGAGAGCCAACTCCGTTCACCGCTCCCGAGGACAATTCAGCAAGGAGGCAACAATGGCGACACTGATTCAACACCGCCAGGAAATGCCTGA
- a CDS encoding heterodisulfide reductase-related iron-sulfur binding cluster, whose amino-acid sequence MREGSLEAPTRHPIDWQNPAFTDPAAIDAELRRVFDVCHGCRRCFNLCESFPRLFDLIDESETGELDSVDSKDFKPVVDACTLCDMCFMAYCPYVPPHEFNLDFPHLMLRYRVAEQQAGKVPFGQRQLTKTDRNGKLAAMAPGLCNWAGDRENRVTRPLLEKAAEVHRDAALPKFHGRTFALRDKKEPPTVNREAPGFGRKAVLYATCFVNYNNPDIGMAARSVLAHNGVETRVVYPQCCGMPQLEQGDIAKVAESARRVSEELLRHVDEGFDVVALVPSCALMLKFEWPLILPHEVNVKRLSQATFDVSEYVVDIARREGLADGLKPLPGGVALHLACHARAQNMGPKAAEMLRLIPEADLQVVERCSGHGGSWGIMKDNFEAALKVGRTAARQAGTSGKAYVASECPLAGDHILQGIERLKADNKVEVTQAEHPIALLAKAYGLV is encoded by the coding sequence ATGCGCGAAGGGAGCCTCGAAGCCCCGACCCGCCACCCCATCGACTGGCAGAACCCGGCGTTCACCGATCCCGCGGCCATTGACGCCGAACTGCGCCGCGTCTTCGACGTCTGCCACGGTTGCCGACGCTGCTTCAATCTCTGCGAATCGTTTCCCCGGCTCTTCGACCTGATCGACGAGTCCGAGACCGGCGAGCTGGACAGCGTCGACAGCAAGGACTTCAAGCCGGTCGTAGACGCTTGCACGCTCTGCGACATGTGCTTTATGGCGTACTGTCCCTACGTGCCGCCGCACGAATTCAATCTCGATTTTCCGCACCTGATGCTGCGCTACCGGGTCGCGGAGCAACAGGCCGGCAAGGTGCCCTTCGGCCAGCGCCAGCTCACCAAGACCGACCGCAACGGCAAACTTGCCGCTATGGCGCCGGGCCTGTGCAACTGGGCGGGCGATCGCGAGAACCGCGTGACCCGGCCCTTGCTCGAGAAAGCGGCGGAGGTGCATCGCGACGCTGCGCTACCGAAGTTCCACGGCCGCACCTTCGCTTTGCGGGACAAGAAGGAGCCGCCGACGGTCAACCGCGAGGCGCCGGGCTTCGGGCGCAAGGCGGTGCTCTACGCCACCTGCTTCGTCAACTACAACAATCCGGACATCGGCATGGCCGCTCGGTCGGTCCTCGCCCACAACGGCGTCGAGACCCGGGTCGTCTACCCGCAGTGCTGCGGCATGCCGCAGCTCGAGCAGGGCGACATCGCCAAGGTCGCCGAATCGGCGCGGCGGGTCTCCGAGGAGCTGCTGCGCCACGTCGACGAGGGCTTCGACGTCGTGGCCCTGGTGCCGTCCTGCGCCCTGATGCTGAAGTTCGAGTGGCCTCTGATCCTGCCCCACGAGGTCAACGTGAAGCGCCTGTCCCAGGCGACCTTCGACGTCAGCGAGTACGTCGTGGACATCGCCCGCCGGGAAGGCCTGGCCGACGGCCTCAAGCCCTTGCCGGGCGGGGTAGCGCTGCATTTGGCCTGCCACGCCCGGGCCCAGAACATGGGACCTAAGGCGGCCGAGATGCTGCGGCTGATTCCGGAGGCCGACCTGCAGGTGGTGGAGCGCTGTTCGGGCCACGGCGGCTCCTGGGGGATCATGAAGGACAACTTCGAAGCCGCCCTCAAGGTCGGCCGGACCGCGGCGCGCCAGGCGGGGACCAGCGGCAAGGCCTACGTGGCGTCGGAATGCCCCCTTGCCGGCGATCACATCCTGCAGGGCATCGAGCGCCTCAAGGCCGACAACAAGGTCGAGGTGACCCAGGCCGAACATCCGATCGCGCTCCTGGCCAAGGCCTACGGCTTGGTCTGA
- a CDS encoding DUF3501 family protein: MANKHEITQGDILPPETYAAERKARRAQMVEVKRHRRIEVGPVCTFYFENYQTMWHQVHEMLFIEKGGAEQVEDELRAYNPLIPKGKELVATVMFEIDDPIRRKAFLSRLGGVEDTAFLEFAGQRVVGTPEADVDRTSADGKASSVQFIHFALTPEQIVAFRAAGTQVVIGFEHPAYGHMAVMPDAVREALAQDFD, translated from the coding sequence ATGGCGAACAAGCACGAGATCACCCAAGGCGACATCCTGCCGCCGGAGACCTATGCCGCGGAGCGCAAGGCTCGCCGCGCGCAGATGGTCGAGGTCAAACGGCACCGGCGCATCGAGGTCGGTCCCGTCTGCACCTTCTACTTCGAGAACTACCAGACCATGTGGCACCAAGTCCACGAGATGCTGTTCATCGAGAAGGGCGGCGCGGAGCAGGTCGAAGACGAGCTGCGGGCCTATAACCCCTTGATCCCAAAAGGTAAAGAGCTGGTCGCCACGGTGATGTTCGAGATCGACGATCCGATCCGGCGCAAGGCCTTCCTGTCCCGGCTGGGCGGGGTCGAGGACACCGCCTTCCTGGAGTTCGCCGGCCAGCGCGTCGTCGGCACGCCGGAAGCGGACGTCGACCGTACCTCCGCCGACGGCAAGGCTTCCTCGGTCCAGTTCATCCACTTCGCCCTGACGCCCGAGCAGATCGTCGCCTTCCGCGCCGCCGGTACCCAGGTCGTGATCGGGTTCGAGCACCCGGCCTATGGGCATATGGCGGTGATGCCGGACGCGGTCCGTGAGGCCCTGGCGCAGGATTTCGACTGA
- a CDS encoding rubrerythrin family protein, translated as MSLKDSKTEQNLKDAFAGESMANRRYLYFAQKADVEGYNDVAAVFRSTAEGETGHAHGHLQFLEEVGDPATGEPIGGTDKNLKAAIAGETHEYTDMYPGMARTAREEGFDEIADWFETLAKAEKSHAGRFQKALETLND; from the coding sequence ATGTCGCTCAAGGATTCCAAGACAGAGCAGAATCTCAAAGACGCCTTTGCCGGCGAGAGCATGGCCAACCGGCGCTACCTCTATTTCGCCCAGAAGGCGGACGTGGAAGGCTACAACGACGTTGCCGCGGTCTTCCGTTCGACCGCCGAGGGCGAGACCGGCCATGCCCACGGCCACCTTCAGTTCCTCGAAGAGGTCGGGGATCCCGCGACCGGCGAGCCGATCGGCGGCACCGACAAGAACCTCAAGGCCGCGATCGCCGGCGAGACCCACGAATACACCGACATGTATCCCGGCATGGCCCGGACCGCGCGGGAAGAGGGCTTCGACGAGATCGCCGACTGGTTCGAGACCCTGGCCAAGGCCGAAAAGAGCCACGCCGGGCGCTTCCAGAAGGCCCTCGAAACCCTTAACGACTGA
- a CDS encoding SH3 domain-containing protein encodes MAWHIRTICLLAAALLLQVPPANAQDAAAGDAAPADTARQAERPGRTGLPLPRFVSLRANEVNLRTGPGVRYPIDWVYRRRDLPVEIIDEHETWRRIRDWEGTIGWVHQSMLQGARKAMVTGEPRTLRKLPERSADPIARVEPGVIARLEACEGGWCEVSIDGLSGWLERHEFYGVYPRERVD; translated from the coding sequence ATGGCCTGGCACATCAGGACGATCTGCTTACTGGCCGCAGCCCTGCTGCTCCAGGTGCCGCCGGCGAACGCCCAGGACGCCGCGGCCGGGGACGCCGCGCCCGCGGACACCGCCCGCCAGGCCGAGCGTCCGGGCCGCACCGGCCTGCCGCTGCCCCGCTTCGTCAGCCTGCGGGCGAACGAGGTCAACCTGCGCACCGGTCCGGGCGTGCGTTATCCCATCGACTGGGTCTACCGGCGCCGCGACCTGCCGGTCGAGATCATCGACGAGCACGAGACCTGGCGGCGAATCCGCGATTGGGAGGGGACCATCGGCTGGGTCCACCAGAGCATGCTGCAGGGCGCCCGCAAAGCCATGGTGACCGGCGAGCCCCGGACCCTCCGGAAGCTGCCGGAGCGCTCCGCCGATCCCATCGCCCGGGTCGAGCCGGGGGTGATCGCCCGCCTGGAAGCCTGCGAGGGCGGCTGGTGCGAAGTCTCCATCGACGGGCTGAGCGGTTGGCTCGAGCGCCACGAATTCTACGGCGTCTATCCCCGCGAGCGGGTCGACTAG